The following are encoded in a window of Amycolatopsis solani genomic DNA:
- the paaD gene encoding 1,2-phenylacetyl-CoA epoxidase subunit PaaD — MVTASAVAATVTDPELPMLTLADLGVLRSVAEEDGRVVVAITPTYTGCPAMDTMRDDLEHALLSAGFADVEIRTQLAPAWTSDWISPAGRRKLAEAGIAPPGAAPRRSGPIPLTLSAPAARVTCPLCGSGDTEEQSRFGATACKALRRCRSCAEPFEHVKEI; from the coding sequence GTGGTGACCGCGTCGGCGGTGGCTGCGACGGTCACCGACCCCGAACTGCCGATGCTGACCCTGGCGGACCTGGGCGTCCTGCGCTCGGTGGCCGAGGAGGACGGCCGGGTGGTCGTGGCGATCACGCCGACGTACACCGGCTGCCCGGCGATGGACACCATGCGCGACGACCTGGAGCACGCGTTGCTGTCGGCGGGTTTCGCGGACGTCGAGATCCGGACGCAGCTGGCGCCGGCGTGGACGTCGGACTGGATTTCGCCGGCGGGCCGCCGCAAGCTGGCCGAGGCGGGCATCGCGCCCCCGGGTGCGGCGCCGCGGCGCTCGGGCCCGATCCCGCTGACGCTGTCGGCTCCGGCCGCGCGGGTCACCTGTCCGCTGTGCGGATCCGGCGACACGGAGGAACAGTCCCGCTTCGGCGCGACGGCGTGCAAGGCGCTGCGGCGCTGCCGTTCGTGTGCCGAGCCGTTCGAGCACGTCAAGGAGATCTGA
- the paaC gene encoding 1,2-phenylacetyl-CoA epoxidase subunit PaaC — MSFDNVYESLTEENDARWAFGTGFEDPLSGVDTSVPSGVDGAALAAYCLMLGDDALIFSHRLQEWCTNAPELEDEVAIANIGLDLLGQARLLLARAGKADGSSRTEDSFAFLRAENEFRNVRLAELGGGHFGHLIARLFVFSTWRLALLQRLVSSVDPVLAAIADKGVKELTYHRDYAAQWLVRLGDGTPLSHERMQEGLDAVWPYVGELFRTHPLELVDAASLRPEFDDVVAQALSAATLVVPAAGELAGVSGRTGRDGVHTEEMGFLLAELQSVARAMPDAKW; from the coding sequence ATGAGTTTCGACAACGTCTACGAGTCGCTGACCGAGGAGAACGACGCCCGCTGGGCGTTCGGCACCGGCTTCGAGGACCCGCTGTCCGGAGTGGACACCTCGGTGCCGTCCGGGGTGGACGGTGCCGCGCTGGCGGCGTACTGCCTGATGCTGGGCGACGACGCACTGATCTTCTCCCACCGGCTGCAGGAGTGGTGCACCAACGCGCCCGAGCTGGAGGACGAGGTGGCCATCGCGAACATCGGCCTCGACCTGCTCGGCCAGGCGCGGCTGCTGCTCGCGCGGGCCGGCAAGGCCGACGGGTCTTCGCGTACCGAAGACTCGTTCGCCTTCCTGCGCGCCGAAAACGAGTTCCGCAACGTCCGGCTCGCCGAGCTGGGCGGCGGCCACTTCGGGCACCTGATCGCGCGGCTGTTCGTGTTCTCGACGTGGCGGCTGGCGCTGCTGCAGCGGCTGGTGTCGTCGGTGGACCCGGTGCTGGCCGCGATCGCGGACAAGGGCGTCAAGGAGCTGACCTACCACCGCGACTACGCGGCGCAGTGGCTCGTCCGCCTCGGCGACGGGACGCCGTTGTCGCACGAGCGGATGCAGGAGGGCCTCGACGCGGTCTGGCCGTACGTCGGGGAACTGTTCCGCACGCACCCGCTCGAGCTGGTGGACGCGGCTTCGCTGCGGCCGGAGTTCGACGACGTCGTGGCGCAGGCCCTTTCCGCGGCGACGCTCGTGGTGCCTGCCGCCGGTGAACTGGCCGGCGTCTCGGGCCGCACGGGCCGCGACGGCGTCCACACCGAGGAGATGGGGTTCCTGCTGGCGGAGCTGCAGAGCGTGGCCCGGGCGATGCCGGACGCGAAGTGGTGA
- the paaB gene encoding 1,2-phenylacetyl-CoA epoxidase subunit PaaB yields the protein MKHDWPLYEVFVRGKRGLNHVHVGSLHAADDEMALHHARDLYTRRNEGVSIWVVRAADITASSPDEKDPFFAPSGDKVYRHPTFYDIPEEVPHI from the coding sequence ATGAAGCACGACTGGCCGTTGTACGAGGTGTTCGTCCGGGGCAAGCGCGGGCTGAACCACGTGCACGTCGGCTCGCTGCACGCGGCCGACGACGAGATGGCGCTGCACCACGCGCGTGACCTCTACACCCGCCGCAACGAAGGCGTGTCGATCTGGGTCGTCCGCGCGGCGGACATCACGGCGTCGTCGCCGGACGAGAAGGACCCGTTCTTCGCGCCGAGCGGCGACAAGGTCTACCGGCACCCGACGTTCTACGACATCCCCGAGGAGGTGCCGCACATATGA
- the paaA gene encoding 1,2-phenylacetyl-CoA epoxidase subunit PaaA gives MTATLPETELEELFEATIERDQRIEPRDWVPEGYRKTMIRQIAQHAHSEIIGMQPEGNWITRAPSLRRKAILLAKVQDEAGHGLYLYSAAATLGADRADLTDKLITGRQKYSSIFNYPTLTFADVGVIGWLVDGAAICNQVPLCRSSYGPYARAMIRICKEESFHQRQGYELLMTMMRGTDQQREMVQEAVNRWWWPSLMMFGPPDADSPNTAQSMAWKVKRHTNDELRQRFVDMSVPQAEALGVTFPDPDLKWNPDRGHYDFGAVDWDEFKNVLKGNGPCNASRIAHRRRAHEDGAWVREAAVAHAEKKGSR, from the coding sequence GTGACCGCCACCTTGCCCGAGACCGAACTCGAGGAGCTCTTCGAGGCGACGATCGAGCGCGACCAGCGGATCGAGCCGCGCGACTGGGTGCCCGAGGGCTACCGCAAGACGATGATCCGGCAGATCGCGCAGCACGCGCACTCGGAGATCATCGGCATGCAGCCCGAGGGCAACTGGATCACGCGCGCGCCGTCGTTGCGGCGCAAGGCGATCCTGCTGGCCAAGGTCCAGGACGAGGCCGGCCACGGCCTCTACCTGTACTCCGCGGCGGCGACGCTGGGCGCCGACCGCGCGGACCTGACCGACAAGCTGATCACCGGCCGGCAGAAGTACTCGTCGATCTTCAACTACCCGACGCTGACCTTCGCCGACGTCGGCGTGATCGGCTGGCTGGTCGACGGTGCGGCGATCTGCAACCAGGTGCCGCTCTGCCGGTCGTCCTACGGGCCGTACGCGCGGGCGATGATCCGGATCTGCAAGGAAGAGTCGTTCCACCAGCGGCAGGGCTACGAGCTGCTGATGACGATGATGCGCGGGACGGACCAGCAGCGGGAGATGGTCCAGGAGGCCGTGAACCGCTGGTGGTGGCCGTCGCTGATGATGTTCGGCCCGCCGGACGCCGATTCGCCGAACACCGCGCAGTCGATGGCGTGGAAGGTCAAGCGGCACACCAACGACGAGCTGCGGCAGCGGTTCGTCGACATGTCGGTGCCGCAGGCCGAGGCGCTCGGCGTGACCTTCCCGGATCCCGATCTCAAGTGGAACCCCGACCGGGGGCACTACGACTTCGGCGCGGTCGACTGGGACGAGTTCAAGAACGTGCTGAAGGGCAACGGCCCGTGCAACGCGTCGCGGATCGCGCACCGGCGTCGCGCGCACGAAGACGGCGCCTGGGTCCGCGAAGCCGCGGTGGCGCACGCTGAGAAGAAGGGTTCGCGATGA
- the paaZ gene encoding phenylacetic acid degradation bifunctional protein PaaZ: MAVLRSYVSGKWHTADDGVPLHDAATGEEVARISSKGVDFAGALEYGRRVGGPALRELTFHQRAALLKALASHLREHREELYALSARTGATLGDSKFDIDGGIGVLFSYGSKGKRELPNDTVYVEGAVEPLSKGGTFVAQHIATPLRGVAVQINAFNFPVWGPLEKFAPAFLAGVPSLVKPASSTAYLTARLVELIVESGILPEGSLQFVAGSVGDLLDHVTAQDLVSFTGSASTAQKLRAHPAIIRNAVRFNAEADSLNCSILGPDAVKGTTEFDLFVKQLTTEMTVKAGQKCTAIRRAFVPASLLDDVAEAASARLAKVTVGNPTAEGVRMGALASLEQREEVRRSLKALLDAGSVVFGDPENVSVVDADAERGAFISPVLLKADPERSEPHEVEAFGPVSTLMPYTSTEQVVDFAARGGGSLAGSIVSADKEFVRDVVLGAAPFHGRLLVLDAEDAKESTGHGSPMPQLVHGGPGRAGGGEEMGGIRGVLHHMQRTAVQGSPAVLSAVTGRWVTGAPRTEGDVHPFRKSLAELRIGDSVTAGPRTVSQSDVDHFAEFTGDTFYAHTDPAAAAANPLFGGIVAHGYLVVSFAAGLFVSPEPGPVLANYGLENLRFLTPVKVGDSLTVTLTAKQITPRIDQEYGEVRWDADVTNADGESVAKYDVLTLVSKEQP; the protein is encoded by the coding sequence ATGGCAGTGCTGCGCAGCTACGTCTCCGGGAAGTGGCACACGGCGGACGACGGCGTCCCGCTGCACGACGCGGCCACGGGCGAGGAGGTCGCCCGCATCTCGTCGAAGGGCGTCGACTTCGCGGGCGCGCTGGAGTACGGCCGCCGGGTCGGTGGCCCGGCGCTGCGCGAGCTGACGTTCCACCAGCGTGCGGCCCTGCTGAAGGCGCTGGCCTCGCACCTGCGTGAGCACCGCGAAGAGCTGTACGCGCTCTCCGCGCGCACTGGCGCCACGCTGGGCGACTCGAAGTTCGACATCGACGGCGGCATCGGCGTCCTCTTCAGCTACGGCTCGAAGGGCAAGCGCGAGCTGCCGAACGACACCGTCTACGTCGAGGGCGCCGTCGAACCCCTGAGCAAGGGCGGCACGTTCGTCGCCCAGCACATCGCGACGCCGCTGCGGGGCGTCGCCGTCCAGATCAACGCGTTCAACTTCCCGGTGTGGGGGCCGCTGGAGAAGTTCGCGCCCGCCTTCCTCGCCGGCGTCCCGAGCCTGGTCAAGCCGGCCAGCTCGACGGCGTACCTCACCGCGCGGCTCGTCGAGCTGATCGTCGAGTCCGGGATCCTGCCCGAGGGCTCGCTGCAGTTCGTCGCGGGCAGCGTCGGCGACCTGCTCGACCACGTGACCGCGCAGGACCTGGTGTCCTTCACCGGCTCGGCGTCGACCGCGCAGAAGCTGCGGGCGCACCCGGCGATCATCCGCAACGCCGTCCGCTTCAACGCCGAGGCCGACTCGCTGAACTGCTCGATCCTCGGCCCGGACGCCGTGAAGGGGACGACCGAGTTCGACCTGTTCGTCAAGCAGCTGACCACCGAGATGACGGTCAAGGCGGGCCAGAAGTGCACCGCCATCCGCCGCGCGTTCGTCCCGGCTTCGCTGCTGGACGACGTCGCCGAGGCGGCCTCCGCGCGGCTCGCGAAGGTGACCGTCGGCAACCCCACCGCCGAGGGTGTCCGGATGGGGGCGCTGGCCAGCCTGGAGCAGCGCGAGGAGGTCCGGCGGTCGCTGAAGGCGCTGCTGGACGCCGGCAGCGTCGTGTTCGGCGACCCGGAAAACGTCTCCGTGGTCGACGCGGACGCCGAGCGCGGCGCGTTCATTTCCCCGGTGCTGCTCAAGGCCGACCCGGAGCGCTCGGAACCGCACGAGGTCGAGGCGTTCGGCCCGGTCTCGACGCTGATGCCGTACACGTCCACCGAGCAGGTCGTCGACTTCGCCGCGCGCGGCGGCGGCAGCCTGGCGGGCTCGATCGTGTCCGCCGACAAGGAGTTCGTGCGCGACGTCGTCCTCGGCGCGGCGCCGTTCCACGGCCGCCTGCTCGTCCTGGACGCCGAGGACGCGAAGGAATCCACCGGGCACGGCTCGCCGATGCCGCAGCTGGTCCACGGCGGTCCCGGCCGCGCCGGTGGCGGCGAGGAGATGGGCGGCATCCGCGGCGTGCTGCACCACATGCAGCGCACGGCGGTCCAGGGCTCGCCCGCGGTGCTGTCCGCGGTGACCGGCCGCTGGGTCACCGGCGCGCCGCGGACCGAGGGCGACGTCCACCCGTTCCGGAAGTCACTGGCCGAGCTGCGCATCGGCGACTCGGTGACCGCCGGGCCGCGCACCGTCAGCCAGTCCGACGTCGATCACTTCGCCGAGTTCACCGGCGACACGTTCTACGCCCACACCGATCCCGCGGCCGCGGCCGCGAACCCGCTGTTCGGCGGCATCGTCGCGCACGGCTACCTGGTCGTCTCGTTCGCGGCGGGCCTGTTCGTCTCGCCCGAGCCGGGCCCGGTGCTGGCCAACTACGGCCTGGAGAACCTGCGGTTCCTGACGCCGGTCAAGGTCGGCGACTCGCTGACCGTGACGCTCACCGCCAAGCAGATCACCCCGCGGATCGACCAGGAGTACGGCGAGGTCCGCTGGGACGCCGACGTGACCAACGCCGACGGCGAGTCCGTCGCGAAGTACGACGTCCTGACGCTGGTTTCGAAGGAGCAGCCGTGA
- the paaI gene encoding hydroxyphenylacetyl-CoA thioesterase PaaI, giving the protein MTNAAHTMFAADEASRALGIELVEAGEGRAVATMTITAAMVNGHDIAHGGYVFLLADTAFACACNTHGPVTVAAGAEISFVAAGRLGDRLVATATERTRYGRNGIYDVTVHRETPGGPEVVAEFRGRSRAISAKRD; this is encoded by the coding sequence ATGACCAACGCCGCGCACACCATGTTCGCCGCCGACGAGGCGTCGCGCGCGCTGGGCATCGAGCTGGTCGAAGCCGGCGAAGGGCGGGCCGTCGCGACCATGACGATCACCGCCGCGATGGTCAACGGCCACGACATCGCGCACGGCGGGTACGTCTTCCTACTCGCCGACACCGCCTTCGCCTGCGCCTGCAACACCCACGGGCCGGTGACGGTCGCCGCGGGCGCCGAAATCTCGTTCGTCGCGGCCGGCCGGCTCGGCGACCGCCTCGTCGCCACGGCCACCGAGCGCACCCGCTACGGCCGCAACGGCATCTACGACGTCACCGTGCACCGGGAGACCCCCGGCGGCCCCGAGGTCGTCGCCGAATTCCGCGGCCGCAGCCGCGCCATCTCCGCGAAACGGGACTGA
- the paaK gene encoding phenylacetate--CoA ligase PaaK: protein MIEANIGADELAALQLERLQWTLRHAYANVPAYTRKFDAAGVHPDDCKELADLAKFPFTTKQDLRENYPFGMFAVPQDQIRRIHASSGTTGKATVVGYTEQDIDTWATVMARSIHAAGGRPGHKVHVAYGYGLFTGGLGAHYGAEKLGCTVIPASGGMTARQVQLITDFKPEVIMVTPSYMLTLLDEFERQGVDPRSSSLKVGIFGAEPWTEQMRAEIEERFALDAVDIYGLSEVMGPGVAQECVETKDGLHIWEDHFYPEVIDPFDEHVLDSGETGELLFTSLTKQALPIIRYRTRDLTALRPGTARPAFRRMDKVTGRTDDLIILRGVNVFPTQIEEIVLRTAGLSPHFQLVRSTRGRLDHLTVLVEARHDASAAAREQAAASLVSGVKDGVGVTVSVDVVDPDTLERSMGKMRRIVDQRETP from the coding sequence ATGATCGAGGCGAACATCGGCGCGGACGAGCTGGCCGCCCTGCAGCTGGAACGTCTGCAGTGGACGCTCAGGCACGCCTACGCGAACGTGCCCGCCTACACGCGGAAGTTCGACGCGGCAGGCGTCCACCCCGACGACTGCAAGGAGCTCGCCGACCTGGCGAAGTTCCCGTTCACCACCAAGCAGGACCTGCGCGAGAACTATCCGTTCGGGATGTTCGCCGTGCCGCAGGACCAGATCCGCCGCATCCACGCCTCCAGCGGCACCACCGGCAAGGCGACCGTCGTCGGGTACACCGAGCAGGACATCGACACGTGGGCGACGGTGATGGCCCGGTCGATCCACGCCGCCGGGGGCCGTCCGGGGCACAAGGTGCACGTCGCTTACGGCTACGGCCTGTTCACCGGCGGGCTCGGCGCGCACTACGGCGCGGAAAAGCTGGGCTGCACGGTGATCCCGGCCTCGGGCGGCATGACCGCGCGGCAGGTGCAGCTGATCACGGACTTCAAGCCCGAGGTCATCATGGTCACGCCGTCGTACATGCTCACGCTGCTCGACGAGTTCGAGCGCCAGGGCGTCGACCCGCGATCTTCGTCGCTGAAGGTCGGCATCTTCGGCGCCGAGCCGTGGACCGAGCAGATGCGCGCGGAGATCGAGGAGCGGTTCGCGCTCGACGCCGTCGACATCTACGGGCTGTCCGAGGTGATGGGCCCGGGCGTCGCGCAGGAGTGCGTCGAGACGAAGGACGGCCTGCACATCTGGGAGGACCACTTCTACCCCGAGGTGATCGACCCCTTCGACGAGCACGTGCTGGACAGCGGCGAGACCGGCGAGCTGCTGTTCACGTCGCTGACCAAGCAGGCGCTGCCGATCATCCGCTACCGCACCCGCGACCTCACGGCGCTGCGCCCCGGCACGGCCCGGCCGGCGTTCCGGCGGATGGACAAGGTCACCGGCCGCACCGATGACCTGATCATCCTGCGCGGGGTCAACGTCTTCCCGACGCAGATCGAGGAGATCGTGCTGCGGACCGCGGGGCTGAGCCCGCACTTCCAGCTCGTCCGGTCCACGCGCGGACGGCTCGACCACCTGACCGTGCTGGTCGAGGCGCGCCACGACGCTTCGGCCGCTGCCCGGGAGCAGGCGGCCGCCTCGCTGGTCTCGGGCGTCAAGGACGGCGTCGGCGTGACCGTGTCGGTGGACGTCGTCGACCCGGACACCCTCGAGCGGTCGATGGGCAAGATGCGGCGGATCGTCGACCAGCGGGAGACGCCGTGA
- a CDS encoding TetR/AcrR family transcriptional regulator — protein sequence MTAPRRGRPGYDLESLLQVAVKLFNERGYDGTSMEDLSRKLGITKSAIYHHVPSKEELLRLSVDRALDGLFEVAESTDRLDGPAIDRLEHLVRGSVLVLAERLPFVTLLLRVRGNTKVERAALTRRREFDRLVTDLVKQAAAEGDIRPDVDPAVTARLVFGMVNSLIEWYRPRRGSSAEEVADAVCKVAFEGLRTGS from the coding sequence GTGACCGCGCCCCGCCGCGGGCGGCCCGGCTACGACCTCGAATCGCTGCTGCAGGTGGCGGTGAAGCTGTTCAACGAACGCGGCTACGACGGCACGAGCATGGAGGACCTCTCCCGCAAGCTCGGCATCACGAAGTCGGCGATCTACCACCACGTCCCCAGCAAGGAAGAACTGCTGCGGCTGTCGGTGGACCGGGCGCTGGACGGGCTGTTCGAGGTGGCGGAGTCGACCGACCGGCTCGACGGCCCCGCGATCGACCGGCTGGAGCACCTGGTCCGCGGCAGCGTCCTGGTCCTCGCCGAGCGGCTCCCGTTCGTCACGCTGCTGCTGCGTGTGCGGGGCAACACGAAGGTGGAGCGCGCCGCGCTGACCCGGCGGCGCGAATTCGACCGCCTGGTGACGGACCTGGTCAAGCAGGCGGCGGCGGAGGGCGACATCCGCCCCGACGTCGACCCGGCGGTGACCGCCCGGCTCGTCTTCGGCATGGTCAACTCGCTGATCGAGTGGTACCGGCCCCGGCGGGGCTCCTCCGCCGAAGAGGTCGCGGACGCGGTGTGCAAGGTGGCGTTCGAAGGCCTGCGCACCGGCTCGTGA
- a CDS encoding TetR/AcrR family transcriptional regulator, with protein sequence MTSGTRPRRRRLEPAERRAEILAAARHLFGAGSYASVSTSDIAEAAGVARPLINHYFGGKRELYLEVVRQLMIVPAPVTEALPDTTMEQRLAIGVERWIDVVDRNRDAWLTVIGPESAGRDPEIERIMLEADEIAADRVLEAALMSGVTDGREELRAMIRSFGGMLRAASREWLIRGTLDRAALRTFLTDSILNLLKLTYPAVLAERRENGGRTPPASSRSSA encoded by the coding sequence ATGACCAGTGGGACCCGGCCGCGGCGCCGCCGCCTCGAACCGGCCGAACGGCGCGCGGAGATCCTCGCCGCCGCCCGGCACCTGTTCGGGGCGGGCAGCTACGCGTCGGTGTCCACTTCGGACATCGCCGAGGCCGCCGGGGTGGCGCGCCCGCTGATCAACCACTACTTCGGCGGCAAGCGCGAGCTCTACCTGGAAGTCGTGCGGCAGCTGATGATCGTGCCCGCGCCGGTCACCGAAGCGCTGCCGGACACCACGATGGAGCAGCGGCTGGCGATCGGCGTCGAACGCTGGATCGACGTCGTGGACCGCAACCGCGACGCGTGGCTGACCGTCATCGGGCCCGAGTCGGCCGGGCGCGACCCCGAAATCGAGCGGATCATGCTGGAGGCGGACGAGATCGCCGCCGACCGCGTCCTGGAGGCCGCGCTGATGAGCGGCGTGACCGACGGCCGCGAAGAGCTGCGCGCGATGATCCGGTCGTTCGGCGGGATGCTGCGCGCGGCGTCGCGCGAGTGGCTGATCCGCGGCACGCTCGACCGCGCGGCCCTGCGCACCTTCCTCACCGACTCGATCCTGAACCTGCTGAAGCTCACCTACCCGGCGGTGCTTGCCGAGCGGCGCGAAAACGGCGGGCGAACGCCGCCGGCGTCATCCCGGTCCAGCGCTTGA
- a CDS encoding AraC family transcriptional regulator, translating into MAELAAPAVGDWDFPRGTASIELMTRFAAERGLPADQLLAATTLSPELLTDAGVQVDARQELAVVRALSELDGSDATALELGSRYRVTTFGIFGFACISSPTLRDAMLFSLRYFDLSFAFCIPHVTLESDRLTLELDDTRVPADVARFLVLRDLAAIFTVMRDLLPEIALDDLSFRHEPAEVDAYLKTFGLRPRFGAEACRATLDPALLLLPLPQANDQTVALCAAQCEALVARRRQRSGISQQVRERLVRLGGVDAGMDEIARQLTLSTRTLRRRLTEAGTSYRALVDEVRHTLAEELLDTGVLSVEDVAYRLGYAEASSFIYAFKRWTGMTPAAFARRFRAARQAPPGR; encoded by the coding sequence ATGGCCGAGCTCGCCGCGCCCGCCGTCGGCGATTGGGACTTCCCGCGCGGCACCGCGAGCATCGAACTGATGACCCGGTTCGCCGCCGAACGCGGCCTGCCCGCGGACCAGCTGCTGGCCGCGACGACGTTGTCCCCGGAGCTGCTCACCGACGCGGGCGTCCAGGTGGACGCCCGTCAGGAACTGGCCGTCGTCCGGGCGCTGAGCGAACTGGACGGTTCGGACGCGACGGCGCTGGAGCTCGGGAGCCGGTACCGCGTCACCACCTTCGGCATCTTCGGCTTCGCCTGCATCAGCAGCCCGACGCTGCGCGACGCGATGCTGTTCTCGTTGCGCTACTTCGACCTCAGTTTCGCGTTCTGCATCCCGCACGTCACGCTCGAGAGCGACCGCCTGACGCTCGAGCTCGACGACACGCGCGTCCCCGCCGACGTCGCCCGTTTCCTCGTGCTGCGCGACCTCGCCGCCATCTTCACCGTCATGCGCGACCTGCTGCCGGAAATCGCGCTGGACGACCTGAGCTTCCGGCACGAGCCGGCCGAGGTGGACGCCTACCTGAAGACGTTCGGGCTGCGGCCGCGCTTCGGTGCCGAGGCCTGCCGCGCGACGCTCGATCCGGCGCTGCTGCTGCTCCCGTTGCCGCAGGCCAACGACCAGACCGTCGCGCTGTGCGCCGCGCAGTGCGAGGCGCTGGTTGCCCGGCGGCGGCAGCGCTCGGGCATCTCCCAGCAGGTCCGCGAACGCCTGGTCCGCCTTGGCGGCGTCGACGCCGGCATGGACGAGATCGCCCGTCAGCTCACCCTCAGCACGCGGACGCTGCGCCGCCGCCTGACCGAAGCGGGCACGAGCTACCGGGCGCTGGTCGACGAAGTCCGCCACACGCTGGCCGAAGAGCTGCTCGACACCGGCGTGCTGTCGGTCGAGGACGTCGCCTACCGGCTCGGGTACGCCGAGGCGTCGAGCTTCATCTACGCGTTCAAGCGCTGGACCGGGATGACGCCGGCGGCGTTCGCCCGCCGTTTTCGCGCCGCTCGGCAAGCACCGCCGGGTAGGTGA
- a CDS encoding winged helix DNA-binding domain-containing protein: METLSRRALNRATLERQLLLRRAKLSALAAVEHLAGLQAQAPFPPYYALWARLHGFRQADLAALLESRQVVRIALMRGTVHLVTAADALAWRPVVQVLYERDLKTNTQHAAPLAGLDHAEVATAARELLARSALSSTALGAELARRWDVPAASLTHLARARLPLVQTPPRAIWGKAGQTTYACLEEWVGSPLSPPSPASLIARYLRAFGPASVADVQAWAGITRLGEAAASMDLRRYRDPDGRELLDLPELTVPDPDVPAPPRLLGPFDQTILSYADRTRVISDDYRKRVITQNGLVKGTLLVGGFVRGFWEIKTAKKAAVVELTPFEKLPKRDLAALESAAGQLMSWAEPTAETQEVRVATPA, encoded by the coding sequence GTGGAGACCTTGAGCCGACGGGCCCTGAACCGGGCGACGCTGGAGCGCCAGCTGCTGCTCCGCCGCGCGAAGCTGTCCGCGTTGGCGGCGGTGGAGCACCTGGCCGGGCTCCAGGCGCAGGCGCCGTTCCCGCCGTACTACGCGCTGTGGGCGCGGCTGCACGGCTTCCGGCAGGCGGACCTGGCCGCGCTGCTGGAAAGCAGGCAGGTGGTCCGGATCGCGCTGATGCGCGGCACGGTCCACCTGGTGACGGCGGCGGACGCGCTGGCGTGGCGGCCGGTGGTCCAGGTGCTGTACGAGCGCGACCTCAAGACGAACACCCAGCACGCGGCGCCGCTGGCCGGCTTGGACCACGCCGAGGTCGCCACGGCGGCGCGTGAGCTGCTCGCGCGCTCGGCGTTGTCGAGCACGGCACTCGGCGCGGAGCTGGCCCGGCGGTGGGACGTCCCGGCGGCGTCCCTGACCCACCTGGCGCGGGCCCGGCTGCCGCTGGTGCAGACCCCGCCGCGGGCGATCTGGGGCAAGGCCGGGCAGACCACGTACGCGTGCCTGGAGGAGTGGGTCGGCTCGCCGCTTTCGCCGCCCTCGCCCGCTTCGCTGATCGCGCGGTACCTCCGGGCGTTCGGCCCGGCGTCCGTGGCGGACGTCCAGGCGTGGGCGGGCATCACGCGGCTCGGCGAGGCGGCCGCTTCGATGGACCTGCGGCGCTACCGCGATCCGGACGGGCGGGAGCTGCTGGACCTGCCGGAGCTGACGGTGCCGGATCCCGACGTGCCGGCCCCGCCGCGGCTGCTGGGGCCGTTCGACCAGACGATCCTGTCCTACGCGGACCGGACGCGGGTGATCTCCGACGACTACCGCAAGCGGGTCATCACGCAGAACGGGCTGGTCAAGGGCACGCTGCTGGTGGGCGGGTTCGTCCGCGGCTTCTGGGAGATCAAGACGGCGAAGAAGGCGGCGGTGGTCGAGCTGACGCCGTTCGAGAAGCTGCCGAAGCGGGACCTGGCGGCGCTGGAGAGCGCGGCCGGGCAGCTGATGAGCTGGGCCGAGCCGACCGCGGAGACGCAGGAGGTGCGGGTGGCCACGCCGGCGTGA